A window of Verrucomicrobiia bacterium contains these coding sequences:
- a CDS encoding Rrf2 family transcriptional regulator, giving the protein MKLSVRGEYAIRALGVLGAHYGDAVVRIQAISEQQNIPKRFLEQILNDLKAAGFVESRRGVAGGYRLAMPPEQIRLARVIRHLEGALAPVSCVSERFYAKCTCPDEALCPLRSVMKEVRDAIATILETTTIADLVQRARQLRQAPDRPLDFVI; this is encoded by the coding sequence GTGAAGCTTTCTGTTCGCGGTGAGTATGCGATTCGGGCCTTGGGAGTTCTCGGTGCGCACTACGGGGATGCGGTGGTGCGCATCCAGGCGATCTCCGAGCAGCAGAACATTCCCAAAAGGTTTCTTGAGCAGATCCTGAACGACCTGAAGGCGGCGGGCTTCGTGGAGAGCCGCAGGGGGGTTGCGGGCGGTTATCGGCTGGCCATGCCCCCGGAGCAAATCCGGCTGGCCCGGGTGATCCGCCATTTGGAGGGGGCCCTGGCACCCGTGAGCTGTGTTTCGGAGCGGTTCTATGCGAAGTGCACGTGCCCCGACGAGGCGCTCTGCCCCCTGCGCTCGGTCATGAAGGAGGTTCGGGACGCCATCGCCACCATTCTGGAGACGACCACCATCGCGGACCTGGTGCAGCGGGCGCGTCAGCTCCGACAGGCTCCCGACCGGCCCCTCGATTTTGTGATTTGA
- a CDS encoding sulfate ABC transporter substrate-binding protein, whose protein sequence is MGCLLLAGFAAACAHAREFRLLNVSYDPTRELYAEVNAAFSKSWKEQHGDTVTIQQSHGGSGRQARAVMDGLGADVVTLALSHDIDVIASRSRAIATDWQRRLPDNSSPYTSVIVFLVRKGNPKQIRDWDDLARPGIAVITPNPKTGGGARWNYLAAWGYALRRHGGDEAKAREFMEAVFRNVPVLDTGARGATTTFAQRGIGDVLITWENEAFLSLKEFGEDQFEIVTPSLSILAEPPVAVVDRVTRRKGTEAVAKAYLEFLYTEAGQEIIAKHFFRPRMESVAAKYSRRHPQIELLTIDRDFAGWAAAQQKHFADGGLFDVILTAARPR, encoded by the coding sequence ATCGGGTGCCTGTTGCTGGCAGGCTTCGCTGCGGCGTGCGCCCACGCCAGGGAGTTTCGCCTCCTGAACGTGTCCTACGACCCCACGCGCGAACTCTACGCCGAGGTGAACGCCGCCTTCAGCAAGTCCTGGAAGGAACAGCACGGCGACACGGTGACGATTCAGCAATCCCATGGAGGCTCGGGACGGCAGGCACGCGCGGTAATGGACGGTCTCGGCGCCGACGTCGTCACGCTGGCCCTGTCGCACGACATTGACGTGATCGCTTCGCGGTCCCGTGCGATCGCCACCGACTGGCAGCGTCGCCTCCCCGACAACAGCTCCCCGTACACCTCGGTCATCGTTTTCCTCGTGCGCAAGGGGAACCCGAAGCAGATCCGGGATTGGGACGATCTGGCCCGCCCGGGAATCGCCGTCATCACGCCGAATCCCAAGACCGGCGGTGGCGCCCGGTGGAACTATCTGGCCGCCTGGGGATATGCCCTCCGCCGCCACGGCGGCGACGAGGCGAAGGCCCGGGAGTTCATGGAGGCCGTCTTCCGCAATGTGCCGGTCCTCGACACCGGGGCACGAGGGGCCACGACGACGTTCGCCCAACGGGGCATCGGGGACGTGTTGATCACGTGGGAGAACGAAGCCTTCCTGAGCCTCAAGGAATTCGGCGAGGACCAGTTCGAGATCGTAACCCCGTCCCTCAGCATTCTCGCCGAGCCCCCGGTCGCCGTCGTGGACCGCGTGACCCGTCGCAAGGGCACCGAGGCCGTGGCGAAGGCATACCTGGAGTTCCTGTACACGGAGGCAGGCCAGGAAATCATCGCCAAACACTTCTTCCGCCCCCGCATGGAGTCCGTGGCCGCAAAGTATTCGCGGCGCCATCCCCAAATCGAACTGCTGACCATTGATCGCGATTTCGCCGGATGGGCGGCAGCCCAGCAAAAGCATTTCGCCGACGGCGGCCTCTTTGACGTCATTCTCACCGCCGCACGCCCCCGTTGA
- a CDS encoding DUF1559 domain-containing protein, which yields MKINGYSRHGSATRPGFTLIEFLVVIAIIAILAGMLLPALARAKGTARRVHCLSNVRQVGLGYTMYVEDHAGRFPAHVTERTAPPGTPDTWEARSSYSYRQVLLPYIGRATNIFRCPNGPKWEAPRAGAWFTTDYGNNHNEANLDNAVQQAWYRANPDFGFNEATPVTSIVRPSQFIVLGDAGRANGSPSRGGMYPQPWAFDDAALPNQQARLLGRHAGVANITYADGHAEQSQTNRTWRTYDDNDWRRGQIGASIQ from the coding sequence ATGAAAATCAACGGCTACTCCCGCCATGGAAGCGCCACACGTCCGGGCTTTACGCTCATTGAATTCTTGGTGGTCATCGCCATCATCGCCATCCTCGCCGGCATGCTTCTGCCGGCACTTGCCCGCGCAAAGGGCACGGCCAGGCGTGTCCATTGCCTCAGCAACGTGCGACAGGTCGGATTGGGATACACCATGTACGTCGAGGATCATGCCGGACGTTTCCCCGCGCATGTCACGGAGCGGACTGCGCCGCCGGGGACTCCCGACACCTGGGAGGCCCGCTCATCGTACTCGTACCGGCAGGTGCTCCTGCCCTACATTGGCCGGGCCACCAACATTTTTCGTTGCCCCAACGGCCCAAAGTGGGAGGCCCCGCGGGCGGGTGCATGGTTCACCACCGACTACGGCAACAATCACAATGAAGCCAACCTCGACAATGCCGTCCAGCAGGCGTGGTACCGGGCAAACCCGGATTTCGGGTTCAATGAAGCCACCCCGGTGACTTCGATCGTCCGTCCCTCGCAATTCATTGTGCTGGGCGACGCCGGACGCGCCAACGGCTCCCCATCCAGAGGCGGCATGTACCCGCAACCCTGGGCGTTTGATGATGCGGCCCTGCCCAACCAGCAGGCGCGGCTGTTGGGACGCCATGCCGGCGTCGCCAACATCACCTATGCCGATGGCCACGCCGAGCAGTCGCAGACGAACCGCACGTGGCGGACCTACGACGACAATGACTGGCGCCGCGGCCAGATCGGAGCCTCCATTCAGTGA
- the cysT gene encoding sulfate ABC transporter permease subunit CysT has protein sequence MSAKRHTPLPGFGLTLGFTLFYLGVIVLIPLGALVLRASALSLEEFWRLTTNDRALAAFRLTFGASAVAATLNAVFGTLLAWVLTRYEFTGRRLLDALVDFPFALPTAVAGLTLASLFAPNGWLGRFLVPLGIEGAYSRLGVVIALTFTGLPFMVRTLQPVIGNLDPEIEEAAAMLGAGRGATFRRVIAPMLLPSMLTGFALSFGRAIGEYGSVVFISGNLLGRTEIAPYLIVMRLEDYDYPGAMALAVVLLVVSFSLLAVINLLERWASRFER, from the coding sequence ATGTCCGCTAAACGGCACACTCCCCTGCCCGGCTTCGGGCTGACGCTGGGGTTCACCCTGTTTTACCTCGGGGTGATCGTGCTCATTCCGCTGGGGGCGCTGGTGCTGCGGGCGTCCGCGCTGTCGCTGGAGGAATTCTGGAGGCTGACGACCAACGATCGCGCGCTGGCGGCCTTCCGCCTGACCTTCGGCGCCTCGGCGGTGGCCGCCACCCTGAACGCGGTGTTTGGAACGCTTTTGGCGTGGGTGCTGACCCGATACGAATTCACCGGCCGCCGGTTGCTGGACGCCCTCGTGGATTTTCCGTTTGCCCTGCCCACGGCGGTCGCCGGCCTCACCCTGGCCAGCCTGTTCGCCCCCAACGGGTGGCTGGGGCGCTTCCTGGTGCCTCTCGGAATCGAGGGCGCCTATTCGCGTTTGGGCGTGGTGATCGCCCTGACCTTCACCGGCCTTCCGTTCATGGTCCGCACCCTGCAACCGGTCATCGGCAACCTGGATCCCGAGATCGAGGAGGCCGCCGCGATGCTCGGTGCCGGTCGCGGCGCCACGTTCCGCCGCGTGATTGCACCGATGCTGCTCCCATCCATGCTGACCGGCTTTGCCCTCTCCTTTGGCCGGGCGATCGGCGAATACGGCTCCGTGGTGTTCATCTCGGGCAATCTCCTCGGCCGGACTGAAATCGCGCCCTACCTGATCGTGATGCGCCTCGAGGACTACGACTACCCCGGGGCGATGGCGCTGGCGGTGGTACTGCTGGTCGTCTCTTTTTCCCTGCTGGCGGTCATCAACCTGCTGGAACGGTGGGCCAGCCGCTTCGAACGCTGA
- a CDS encoding zinc metallopeptidase, translated as MPIFSPIELILLAFGIIIALWAQLRLRSAYGRYSRIGTQRNVTGAAAARHILDQNGLHEVGIQEVPGELSDHYDPTRRAVFLSHDIFHGTSIASVSVAAHEVGHALQHQQAYGPLGLRMALVPITGFATNASMFLILGGIFLGNILGPMASTLLWIGVGCYALLAFFQLITLPVEYDASARAKVQLTNLGIITPAESGGVDRMLGAAALTYVAAMINAVLQLIRLILIARSRD; from the coding sequence ATGCCCATTTTCTCCCCCATCGAACTGATCCTGCTCGCCTTCGGGATCATCATCGCCCTCTGGGCGCAACTGCGGTTGCGGTCCGCCTACGGCCGATACTCGCGCATCGGCACCCAGCGCAACGTCACCGGCGCGGCCGCGGCCCGACACATCCTGGACCAAAACGGGCTCCACGAGGTGGGGATTCAAGAGGTACCGGGAGAGTTGTCCGACCATTACGACCCGACCCGGCGCGCCGTGTTCCTGTCGCACGACATTTTCCACGGGACGAGCATCGCGTCCGTTTCGGTCGCGGCCCACGAGGTTGGCCACGCCCTGCAGCATCAACAGGCGTATGGCCCGCTTGGATTGCGCATGGCCCTCGTGCCCATCACGGGATTCGCGACCAATGCGTCCATGTTTCTGATCCTGGGCGGCATCTTCCTCGGAAACATCCTCGGTCCGATGGCGTCCACACTCCTGTGGATTGGGGTCGGCTGTTACGCCCTGCTGGCCTTCTTCCAACTGATCACCTTGCCCGTCGAGTATGATGCGTCGGCCCGCGCCAAGGTGCAGCTGACCAACCTCGGGATCATCACCCCGGCGGAGAGCGGGGGCGTGGACCGGATGCTCGGCGCCGCGGCCCTGACCTACGTCGCCGCCATGATCAACGCGGTGCTGCAGTTGATCCGTCTGATCCTGATTGCCCGGTCCCGGGATTGA
- a CDS encoding aminopeptidase P family protein, with translation MKPSTLLHIAESERDPDMRYAIGVAVSKPSIFLRNNGCSMAVLHDLEVERARPHAQVDRVLPLSRFLRAARGHGCKVPGLAQAAAALCREARVRKVTVPFAFPVGVARQLRKLGLRVKVREGWFLPEREFKTAAEVKMILAALMMAEVGMAEGIHALKRAKIGKDRRLLLQGVPLTCEKLRAIIETAVLQAGGVASNTVVAQGPQACDPHERGHGPLAAHVPIVVNIVPRSARTGYHGDICRTVVRGRATEAVRRQYASVLQSQAVAFSLLREGMPGAHVHTAVERFFRSQGYRSGRRRGQPVGFFHATGHGLGLEDHEPPTACRSSECILKAGHVMTVEPGLYYPEIGGVRLEDVALITPGDPQNLTQFEKILEV, from the coding sequence ATGAAGCCCTCCACCCTGCTTCACATTGCCGAAAGCGAGCGCGATCCCGACATGCGCTATGCCATCGGCGTGGCAGTCTCGAAACCTTCGATTTTCCTGCGCAACAACGGCTGCTCGATGGCGGTGCTGCACGATCTGGAGGTGGAACGGGCCCGGCCACACGCGCAGGTGGACCGGGTGCTGCCGCTGTCGCGCTTTCTGCGGGCCGCCCGCGGCCACGGCTGCAAAGTGCCGGGACTTGCCCAGGCCGCGGCAGCGCTCTGCCGCGAGGCAAGGGTCCGGAAGGTCACCGTGCCCTTCGCCTTCCCGGTCGGGGTGGCCCGCCAGCTGCGCAAGCTCGGATTGCGCGTCAAGGTTCGCGAGGGCTGGTTCCTTCCCGAGCGCGAGTTCAAGACGGCGGCGGAAGTGAAAATGATCCTTGCGGCACTGATGATGGCCGAGGTGGGCATGGCCGAGGGGATCCATGCCCTGAAGCGGGCCAAGATCGGCAAGGACCGCCGTCTGCTGCTTCAGGGCGTGCCGCTCACCTGCGAAAAACTCCGCGCCATCATTGAAACGGCCGTGCTCCAGGCCGGGGGGGTCGCGTCGAACACCGTTGTGGCCCAGGGCCCTCAGGCCTGTGACCCCCACGAACGCGGCCATGGACCGCTCGCCGCCCACGTTCCGATTGTGGTCAACATCGTCCCCCGGTCCGCCCGGACCGGATATCACGGGGATATTTGCCGGACCGTGGTGCGCGGCCGCGCCACCGAGGCGGTGCGGCGGCAATATGCCTCCGTCCTGCAAAGCCAGGCGGTGGCCTTCTCGCTGCTGCGCGAGGGCATGCCCGGGGCGCATGTACACACGGCGGTGGAACGGTTTTTCCGGTCCCAAGGGTACCGGTCAGGACGCCGACGCGGTCAGCCGGTGGGCTTTTTCCATGCCACCGGTCACGGCCTCGGGCTGGAGGATCACGAGCCGCCAACCGCCTGCCGCAGTTCCGAATGCATCCTGAAAGCGGGCCATGTCATGACGGTGGAACCCGGGCTCTACTACCCGGAGATCGGTGGCGTCCGCCTGGAAGATGTCGCCCTGATCACGCCCGGGGATCCGCAGAACCTGACCCAGTTCGAAAAGATTCTGGAGGTCTAG
- a CDS encoding PQQ-binding-like beta-propeller repeat protein: MKPLKLLGFWWVLCLAAGASDDWSQWRGPRFNGSSPAASLPGQIAPETLRWSVPLPGPAGSTPVVSGNRIVLTSPDEARNLNLLCLDAATGKLLWTRTVAEGDKEKGRNNMAAPSPVTDGHRVIALFGTGDLAAFDLDGRELWKRPLYRDYGRFAIMWIYGASPLLHDGQLIIPVLQRDEMPADYPLFDGRPERDSFLLGLDPATGKTLWKAPRKTDSTKESLESYATPFPYNGSRGTEILIVGGDHVSGHRPKDGSEIWRARLYDKRDDWYRIVTSPVAADGLIYACGPKGQPVVAFREGGEGDVTATHRVWEFRDAPTDWATPLLLDGKMFILDGGRRILTRVDPKTGAAVWSGKLEGSEPIWSSPTGADGKIYLVSEKGEVFVVSAGDEFRVLSRLDLDDGPTRSSVVPTPGAVLVRTAQHLHCFGSK, translated from the coding sequence ATGAAACCACTCAAGCTGCTTGGATTTTGGTGGGTTCTGTGTCTTGCGGCGGGGGCCTCTGACGATTGGTCTCAATGGCGGGGCCCGCGTTTCAATGGTTCCTCACCCGCCGCTTCGCTGCCTGGGCAAATCGCGCCCGAAACCCTCCGCTGGTCGGTCCCCCTGCCCGGACCGGCCGGATCCACTCCGGTCGTCTCCGGCAACCGGATCGTTCTGACGAGCCCCGACGAGGCGCGGAATCTGAATCTGCTCTGCCTGGATGCGGCCACCGGGAAGCTGCTCTGGACCCGCACCGTCGCGGAGGGAGACAAGGAAAAGGGCCGCAACAACATGGCGGCGCCATCACCGGTGACCGACGGGCACCGGGTCATTGCGTTGTTTGGCACGGGCGACCTCGCGGCATTTGACCTCGATGGGCGTGAGCTTTGGAAGCGCCCCCTGTACCGGGATTACGGACGGTTTGCCATCATGTGGATTTACGGGGCCAGTCCGTTGCTCCACGACGGCCAGCTCATCATCCCGGTGCTCCAGCGGGATGAAATGCCGGCCGACTACCCGCTGTTTGATGGCAGGCCGGAGCGGGATTCGTTCCTGCTGGGTCTCGACCCCGCCACCGGCAAAACCTTGTGGAAGGCACCCCGGAAAACGGACTCCACCAAGGAAAGCCTCGAGAGCTATGCCACCCCATTTCCTTACAACGGCTCGCGAGGCACGGAGATCCTGATCGTCGGGGGAGATCACGTCAGCGGACACCGCCCCAAGGATGGCTCGGAGATCTGGCGCGCGCGGCTCTACGACAAGCGGGATGACTGGTATCGCATCGTCACCTCCCCGGTCGCCGCCGATGGATTGATCTACGCCTGCGGGCCCAAAGGGCAGCCCGTGGTGGCGTTTCGGGAGGGCGGCGAGGGCGATGTGACGGCGACCCACCGGGTCTGGGAATTTCGGGACGCCCCCACCGACTGGGCCACGCCATTGCTGCTGGATGGCAAAATGTTCATCCTCGATGGGGGGCGGCGGATCCTGACCCGCGTGGATCCCAAGACCGGTGCCGCGGTCTGGTCCGGCAAGCTGGAAGGCAGTGAGCCCATCTGGAGTTCGCCCACCGGAGCGGACGGCAAGATCTACCTTGTCAGCGAGAAGGGCGAGGTCTTCGTGGTGTCCGCCGGGGATGAATTTCGCGTTCTAAGCCGGCTGGATCTGGACGACGGGCCCACCCGGTCTTCGGTGGTCCCGACTCCTGGCGCGGTGCTGGTCCGGACGGCGCAGCACCTGCATTGTTTCGGATCCAAGTGA
- a CDS encoding RNA polymerase sigma factor: MLWKSPAEPPQPTVADERPDAELVAAVIAGDSAAFEGIVRRYQSRLFATARRHARREDEVADLVQEIFLKAFSKLSTWRGNAPFEHWLMRLAVRTCYDALRSHQRNREHTVSSLAPEETDWLERHAVAAEAAGTDSAAARTLVNRILEQMSPANRLVITLLELEDRPVKEIAALTGWSVPLVKVRAFRARAEMRRILSRMTRDKFV, encoded by the coding sequence ATGCTCTGGAAATCCCCTGCGGAGCCGCCCCAACCCACCGTGGCTGACGAACGCCCCGATGCTGAACTGGTGGCCGCGGTGATCGCGGGGGACAGCGCCGCGTTTGAGGGGATCGTCCGCAGGTACCAGTCGCGACTCTTTGCCACCGCGCGGCGCCATGCCCGGCGGGAGGATGAAGTGGCAGACCTCGTGCAGGAGATCTTCCTCAAGGCCTTTTCCAAACTGTCCACATGGCGTGGCAACGCGCCGTTTGAGCATTGGCTGATGCGGCTGGCGGTCCGGACCTGCTACGACGCATTGCGCAGCCATCAGCGCAATCGCGAGCACACGGTCAGCAGTCTGGCGCCCGAGGAAACCGACTGGCTGGAACGCCACGCGGTCGCCGCGGAGGCTGCCGGGACGGACAGTGCGGCGGCGCGGACGCTTGTGAACCGGATCCTTGAGCAAATGTCGCCGGCGAACCGGCTGGTCATCACGCTGCTGGAGCTGGAGGATCGCCCCGTGAAGGAGATCGCAGCACTCACCGGATGGTCGGTGCCCCTGGTCAAGGTCCGGGCCTTTCGTGCTCGCGCCGAAATGCGACGGATCCTGTCGCGGATGACCCGGGACAAGTTTGTGTAA
- a CDS encoding N-acetylmuramoyl-L-alanine amidase translates to MTALLRMPKAPGCRMPSAGSWVGLLGWMVWAWASLGGLAAVRGAASSVPFQEINGLLRVDLMAWGEREGFKSRWNPGTGSLILTNRSTRMAFKVDTARLELDGVMVWLQRPVIRSGNRPFLSAQDLDAIVQPLLKPTRLPAGKKIRKIAISAGHGGKDPGNTQGVRQEKVYTLKLAREVEQRLRAAGFEVVQVRDRDVYVPLEERPARANRAKADLYLSLHFNGAAATSGTANGTETYALTPRDGRSTNGGRSSGSQEGNRQDRENLLLAYHIHKKIVGTMGLADRGVRHANFVELRSARMPAVLIEGGFMDHRADGTKIFSDQVRGRLADAIVDGVKAYQRAVQRGGSQ, encoded by the coding sequence GTGACCGCGCTGTTGCGCATGCCCAAGGCTCCGGGTTGCCGGATGCCGTCCGCAGGGTCTTGGGTGGGCCTGTTGGGGTGGATGGTTTGGGCATGGGCCAGCCTTGGCGGCCTTGCTGCGGTCCGCGGAGCGGCGTCATCGGTCCCGTTTCAAGAAATCAACGGCCTGTTGCGGGTGGACCTGATGGCCTGGGGGGAGCGGGAGGGCTTCAAAAGCCGCTGGAATCCCGGCACCGGGTCCTTGATCCTGACGAATCGTTCCACCCGGATGGCGTTCAAGGTGGACACCGCCCGACTGGAGCTCGACGGGGTGATGGTGTGGCTGCAACGGCCCGTGATTCGCAGCGGCAACCGTCCGTTTCTGTCCGCCCAAGATCTCGATGCGATCGTCCAACCGCTGCTCAAGCCCACCCGTCTTCCGGCCGGGAAGAAGATCCGGAAGATCGCCATCAGCGCCGGCCATGGCGGCAAGGATCCCGGCAATACTCAGGGAGTGCGCCAGGAAAAGGTGTACACGCTCAAGCTGGCCCGTGAGGTCGAGCAGCGATTGCGGGCCGCCGGCTTTGAGGTCGTTCAGGTCCGGGATCGGGACGTGTACGTCCCGCTGGAGGAGCGTCCGGCCCGGGCCAACCGCGCGAAAGCCGATCTCTACCTGTCCCTGCACTTTAACGGGGCCGCAGCCACCTCGGGAACAGCCAACGGGACGGAAACCTATGCGCTGACCCCCCGCGACGGCCGTTCCACCAACGGCGGACGCAGTTCCGGATCCCAGGAAGGCAACCGGCAGGACCGGGAAAACCTCCTGCTGGCATACCACATTCACAAGAAGATCGTTGGCACGATGGGCCTGGCGGATCGTGGGGTTCGCCACGCGAACTTCGTCGAGCTCCGCAGCGCCCGCATGCCCGCAGTATTGATTGAGGGCGGGTTCATGGACCATCGGGCGGATGGCACCAAGATCTTCAGCGACCAGGTCCGCGGACGGCTCGCCGACGCCATTGTGGACGGCGTCAAGGCGTACCAGCGCGCGGTCCAGCGGGGGGGGAGCCAGTGA
- a CDS encoding succinylglutamate desuccinylase/aspartoacylase family protein, translating into MDRVVRRCDRILCTAHGSFSHGGHAYSIPRYMYVGRPGGGDMLHIGIFATIHGDEPEGVLALARFLEQLADDPAIGEGYAVFLYPVCNPSGFEDNTRHSRSGRDLNREFWTGTDEPEVRILESELEENAFHGIITLHSDDTSDGLYGFVRGAVLSEHLLRPALLEAGRHLPRNHRESIDGFEARHGIIHSGYPGMLESRPGTLNPPFEITLETPQRAPLHRQVDALVSALGTILKEFRLLQAIAQNI; encoded by the coding sequence ATGGACCGTGTCGTGAGGCGCTGCGATCGGATCCTGTGCACGGCCCATGGGAGCTTTTCCCATGGCGGCCATGCCTATTCCATTCCGAGGTACATGTACGTCGGGAGGCCCGGGGGCGGGGACATGCTCCACATTGGCATCTTCGCCACGATTCACGGGGACGAACCGGAGGGGGTTCTCGCGCTGGCACGCTTCCTCGAACAGCTTGCCGACGACCCGGCAATTGGCGAAGGCTACGCGGTGTTCCTGTATCCGGTCTGCAATCCGAGCGGCTTCGAGGACAACACCCGCCACTCGCGGTCCGGCAGGGACCTGAACCGCGAATTTTGGACGGGCACCGACGAGCCGGAGGTTCGCATCCTGGAATCGGAGCTCGAGGAAAACGCGTTTCATGGAATCATCACGCTCCACAGCGACGACACGAGCGACGGACTGTACGGATTCGTCCGCGGGGCGGTGCTCTCCGAACACTTGTTGCGTCCGGCCCTGCTCGAGGCGGGGCGTCACTTGCCCCGCAATCACCGGGAGTCCATTGACGGATTCGAGGCACGCCACGGGATCATCCATTCCGGCTATCCCGGCATGCTGGAATCGCGTCCCGGGACACTCAATCCCCCCTTTGAGATCACCCTTGAGACCCCGCAACGGGCGCCGCTGCACCGTCAGGTGGACGCCCTGGTGTCGGCGCTCGGGACCATTCTCAAGGAGTTCCGGCTGCTCCAGGCGATCGCGCAAAATATCTGA